A single window of Solanum dulcamara chromosome 5, daSolDulc1.2, whole genome shotgun sequence DNA harbors:
- the LOC129890298 gene encoding uncharacterized protein LOC129890298, whose translation MGNCMETCLLHREEELEDQIVHEQEMEGEIVKAEENVVEKNNIMRIKMVLSKEELESLFVQLKLNEGKSLEEFLGEIEMERRIRRENRKDSKWKPSLESIIESPKIQEMVDR comes from the coding sequence atggggAATTGCATGGAAACATGTTTATTACACAGAGAAGAAGAATTAGAGGATCAAATTGTTCATGAACAAGAAATGGAGGGTGAAATTGTCAAGGCAGAAGAAAATGTGGTggagaaaaataatattatgagAATAAAGATGGTTTTGAGTAAAGAAGAATTGGAAAGTTTATTTGTTCAATTGAAACTCAATGAAGGGAAAAGTTTAGAGGAATTTTTGGGAGAAATTGAAATggaaagaagaataagaagagaAAATAGAAAAGATTCTAAGTGGAAACCTTCTTTAGAAAGTATTATAGAGAGCCCAAAAATTCAAGAGATGGTGGATAGATAA